A stretch of Episyrphus balteatus chromosome 2, idEpiBalt1.1, whole genome shotgun sequence DNA encodes these proteins:
- the LOC129911697 gene encoding uncharacterized protein LOC129911697, with product MKQITLISTLAVFAFAVLQQSEAKFYKDYVSINSRIPGDEEIFHSKAAQNIDFFAKVTIECRFPQDLPHSNYVLSHMLVTGQDDTGHISSRFDQGGPGADFMRMKIFFNSIKNGNFDLYVYGKKK from the exons ATGAAGCAAATTACCTTAATATCTACTTTGGCAGTTTTCGCGTTCGCTGTATTACAACAATCCGAAGCGAAGTTTTATAAGGACTACGTGAGTATCAACAGTCGCATTCCTG GTGATGAAGAGATTTTCCATTCAAAAGCTGCTCAAAACATTGATTTCTTTGCCAAGGTTACCATAGAATGCAGATTTCCTCAAGATCTACCTCATTCCAACTACGTGTTGAGTCATATGCTTGTGACAGGACAAGATGATACTGGTCACATTAGCTCTAGATTTGATCAAGGCGGTCCTGGTGCAGATTTCATGAGAATGAAGatctttttcaattcaattaaaaatggtAACTTTGATTTGTATGTTTATGGgaagaagaaataa